CGTCCGGGTGGTCGGCGGGAACCTCGATACGGCTGCGGTAGCTGCTGACGGTCAGCCCGTTGGCCGGATCGTAGGGCGTGAACTCCCGGAAGACGTTGTCCGCGTCCCCGCTCGGGGACACATGGAGCCCATGGGTGTGCAGATTCACCGTGTTGAAGCCGTGCGGCACGTTGTGGTCGCCGTGCGCGACCTGATCGGGGTTGGGCGGCAGATCGTTGATGTGTTCGATGTCGAGCAGATCGCCCGGACGCACGCGCAGCGTCGGCCCGTTCATGGACCCGTTGTAGAGCCGGAGATCGACGTCGCCGACACCGGCGAGCGTTCCCCGGGTGAACGCGACCCGCAACGTGGTGGACAGGATTCCGTTCGCCGACCGGATCAGCGCGGGCCGGCCGATGGGCGCCGCCGCCGCGGACGCGCGGGGCGCCTGCAGTGCGCCGGACATCAGGGCGGGCGCCGCCGCCAATACCGCACGTCTGCTGATTCCGCGAGATGAGTCCATCGATTTCACTCCTGCTCGTGAACGGCCAAAGGCCGTCCAGCGTGGCGAGCGCACCACCGGATCCGGCGGACGACACGTCCCGCGCCGCGCCGCTTCCCCTGATCGGCGCACCTGACAGAGTGGTGCCCGGTGCTCCTGGGCACCCCTCGGCGCTCTTCGCTGCTCCTCGGCGCTCTTCGCTGCTCCTCGGCGCTCCTCGCTCCTCGGGGCGGACGGGAACCGTCACCGTCACCGCGGACCGGCGGCCCAGCCGGCCGGTGTGTGCGGTCCCGCCGCCCGCGCGGACCTACCCCTCCGACCTTTGCATAAAAGTGCATCACTGCGTATAGTCATGCCATCGATGAGGAGGATTCCGATGGTGGTACGTGCAGCGGTGGCAGGGGCGAGCGGATACGCCGGCGGTGAGCTGCTGCGCCTGTTGCTGGCCCACCCCGAGATCGAGATCGGCGCCCTGACGGGCCACTCCAACGCCGGGCAGAAGCTCGGCGCGCTCCAGCCGCACCTGCGGCCGCTGGCCGACCGGGTGCTGGAGCCCACCACCGCCGAGGTGCTCGCCGGGCACGACGTGGTCTTCCTCGCCCTGCCGCACGGGCAGTCCGCCGCCGTCGCCGAGCAGCTCGGCGACGAGGTGCTGGTCGTCGACATGGGGGCCGACTTCCGGCTGGCCGACGCCGCGGACTGGGAGAAGTTCTACGGTTCGCCGCACGCCGGTACCTGGCCCTACGGGCTGCCCGAGCTGCCCGGTGCCCGCGCCGCGCTCGCCGGGACCCAGCGGATCGCCGTACCCGGCTGCTACCCGACCGCCGTGTCGCTCGCGCTCTTCCCGGCGTACGCCGCCGGGCTCGCCGAACCCGAGGCGGTCGTCGTCGCCGCGTCCGGTACCTCCGGCGCCGGCAAGGCGGCCAAGCCGCACCTCCTCGGCTCCGAGGTGATGGGCAACATGACCCCGTACGGAGTCGGCGGGGGACACCGGCACACGCCGGAGATCACCCAGAACCTCAGCGCCGTCGCCGGAGAACGCGTCACGGTCTCCTTCACCCCGACCCTCGCCCCCATGCCCCGGGGCATCCTCGCCACCTGCAGCGCCAAGGCGAAGCCCGGCGTGGACGGCGAAGCGCTTCGCGCCGCCTACGAGAAGGCGTACGCCGACGAGCCGTTCGTCGACCTCCTCCCCGAGGGCCAGTGGCCCGCCACCGCGGCCGTGTACGGCTCCAACGCCGTGCAGATCCAGGTGGCGTACGACCCCGCCGCCGGCCGGATCATCGTGATCAGCGCCATCGACAACCTCGCCAAGGGCACCGCCGGGGGTGCCCTGCAGAGCACGAACATCGCCCTCGGGCTGCCCGAGGACACCGGTCTGACCACGACCGGCGTGGCACCGTGACCGACCCGCGCCCGGCCGCACCCACCCCGGGCGCCGGGCGTACGGACGCCCGGCCCCGGACCACCACGGAAACCGCCGCAGCGCCGCACCGCGCGGGCGGAGAAGCGAACGAGGAGATGCAGTGAGCGTCACGGCAGCACAGGGATTCTCGGCGGCGGGCATCGCCGCCGGGATCAAGGAGAGCGGCAACCCGGACCTGGCCCTCGTGGTCAACCTCGGGCCGCGCCGCGCCGCCGCGGGAGTCTTCACCTCCAACCGCGTCAAGGCCGCGCCCGTCCTCTGGTCCCAGCAGGTCCTCAAGGGCGGCGAGGTCTCCGCCGTCGTCCTCAACTCCGGTGGCGCAAACGCCTGTACGGGCCCCAAGGGCTTCCAGGACACGCACGCCACCGCCGAGAAGGCGGCCGAGGTCCTCAAGGGCCACAGCGCCGGCGAGATCGCCGTCTGCTCCACCGGGCTCATCGGCACCCTGCTCCCTATGGAGAAGCTGCTCGCCGGCATCGACAAGGCCGCGGGCGCCCTCAGCGAGGAAGGCGGCACGGACGCCGCCATCGCGATCAAGACCACCGACACGGTCCACAAGACCGCCGTGGCCGCCGGAGAGGGCTGGACCGTCGGCGGCATGGCCAAGGGCGCGGGCATGCTCGCCCCCGGGCTGGCCACCATGCTCGTCGTCCTCACCACCGACGCCGACGTCGAGGCGCCCGCGCTGGACGCCGCCCTGCGCGACGCCACCCGCACCACCTTCGACCGGGTCGACTCGGACGGCTGCATGTCGACCAACGACACCGTGCTGCTCCTCGCCTCCGGCGCCAGCGGCGTCACCCCGGAGCAGGAAGCGTTCTCCGCCGCCGTACAGGCCGTCTGCGCCGATCTGGCCCGTCAGCTCATCGGCGACGCCGAGGGCGCCTCCAAGGACATCCGGATCGAGGTCGTCGGAGCCGCGACCGAGGACGACGCCGTCGAGGTGGGCCGCTCCATCGCCCGCAACAACCTCCTCAAGTGCGCCATCCACGGCGAGGACCCCAACTGGGGCCGCGTGCTCTCCGCGATCGGCACCACCCGGGCCGCCTTCGACCCCGACCGGCTGAACGTCGCCATCAACGACGTCTGGGTGTGCAGGGACGGCAGCGTCGGCGACGACCGCGACCTGGTCGACATGCGCTACCGCGAGGTCAAGATCACCGCCGACCTCTCCGCGGGCACCGAGTCGGCCGTCATCTGGGCGAACGACCTCACCGCGGAGTACGTCCACGAGAACAGCGCGTACAGCTCATGAGCGACACGGAGAACACGGGCGCCGAGAAGAACACGGGCGCCGAGAACAGCACGGCCCGGAAGCACACCGCCCTCCCGAAGGCGCAGATCCTCATCGAAGCGCTGCCCTGGCTGACCCGGCACAACGGCCGGACCGTGGTCATCAAGTTCGGCGGCAACGCCATGATCGACGACGAGCTGAAGGCGGCCTTCGCCCAGGACGTCGTGTTCCTGCGGCAGGCCGGCCTCAAGCCCGTCGTCGTGCACGGCGGCGGCCCGCAGATCAACGCCCAGCTCGACAAGCAGGGCCTGGTCAGCGAGTTCAAGGCCGGACTGCGGGTCACCACGCCCGAGGCGATGGACGTCGTACGGATGGTCCTGGCCGGACAGGTCCAGCGCGAACTCGTCGGCCTGCTCAACCAGCACGGGCCGCTCGCCGTCGGCATGACCGGCGAGGACGCCCGGACCATGACCGCCGTCCAGCACCGCCCGACCATCGACGGCGAGCTCATCGACATCGGCCGGGTCGGCGAGATCACCGAGATCGACACCGGGGCCATAGAGGCACTCCTTGCGGACGGCCGCATCCCGGTCATCTCCTCGATCGCGCGCTCCGCCGACGACAACCACGTCTACAACGTCAACGCCGACACCGCCGCCGCCGCCCTGGCCGCCGCGCTGAACGCCGAGACGCTGATGGTCCTCACCGACGTCGAGGGCCTCTACGAGGACTGGCCGAACAGCGACGACGTGATCAGCCGCATCACGGCGACCGAGCTGGAGAAGCTGCTGCCCGAGCTGTCCAGCGGCATGGTCCCGAAGATGCAGGGCTGCCTGTACGCGGTACGCAACGGCGTCGAGACCGCCAGGGTCATCGACGGCCGGGTCCAGCACGCGATCCTGCTGGAGATCTTCACGGACGAAGGCGTCGGCACGATGGTCGTGCCCGACAGGGACACGGCGGCAGAGCCGGTCACGGAGGGGACAGCATGACGAACGCGGAACTCGGTCAGCGGTGGAGCGACTCGCTGATGGACAACTACGGCACGCCGCAGATCCCCCTCGTCCGCGGCGAGGGCGCGCGCGTCTGGGACGCCGACGGCAAGGAGTACCTCGACTTCGTCGGCGGTATCGCGGTGAACGCGCTGGGCCACGCCCACCCCGCGGTCGTCGAGGCCGTCTCCACCCAGATCGCCTCCCTGGGACACGTCTCCAACCTCTTCATCGCCGAGCCGCCCGTCGCGCTCGCCGAACGGCTGCTCCAGCTCTTCGGCCGGAGCGGACGGGTCTACTTCGCCAACTCCGGCGCCGAGGCCAACGAAGCCGCCTTCAAGATCGGCCGGCTCACCGGCCGGACCGGCATGGTGGCCACCACCGGCGGCTTCCACGGCCGGACCATGGGCGCGCTGGCCCTCACCGGGCAGGCGAAGAAGCGGGACCCGTTCCTCCCGCTGCCCGCCGAGGTCACCCACGTGCCGTACGGGGACGTGGAAGCGCTCCGGGCCGCCGTCACCACGGACACCGCGCTCGTGATCATCGAGCCCATCCAGGGCGAGAAGGGCGTGGTCGTCCCGCCCAAGGGCTACCTCTCCGCCGCCCGCGAGATCACCCGGGCCACCGGTACCCTGCTCGTCCTCGACGAGGTGCAGACCGGTGTCGGCCGGTGCGGCACCTGGTTCGAATACCAGGCCCACGAGGACGTCGAACCCGACGTCGTCACCCTCGCCAAGGGCATCGGCGGCGGACTGCCGCTCGGTGTCACCGTCGCCTTCGGCGCCGCGGCCGACCTGCTGAAGCCGGGCCAACACGGCACCACCTTCGGCGGCAACCCCATCGCCTGCGCGGCCGGCCTCGCCGTGCTGGACACCCTGGCGGCGGACGGCGCCCTCGACCACGTCAAGCGGCTCGGCGAGCGCATCCGCGAAGAGGTCGAAGGGTTCGGACACCCCCTCGTCTCCCACGTCCGCGGCTCCGGCCTGCTGCTGGGTATCGTGCTCACGGGACCCCACGCATCGCAGGTGCAGCAGGCGGCCCAGGAAGCGGGCCTCCTGGTCAACGCCCCCGCGCCCGATGTCGTACGGCTGATGCCGCCGCTGATCATCGGCGACGCGGAGGTGGACGCGTTCCTGGCCGTACTGCGGGGCGCGCTGGACACGGTGGACCCGGGCAGGGGCGACGGAGAACCCGGAGCATGACCACCCGGAGAATGAGGCGACGACGATGACCGAGGCGCAGGACAACGACCACGGCGGCCCTGCCGTGCCGCAGACCCGCACGGCACGCCACCGCCGGATCGTGGACATCCTGAACCGGCAGCCGGTGCGCTCGCAGAGCCAGCTGGCCAAGCTCCTCGCCGACGACGGGCTGAGCGTCACCCAGGCGACGCTCTCCCGCGACCTCGACGAGCTGGGCGCGGTCAAGATCCGCAACACCGGTGGCGAGCTCATCTACGCCGTGCCGAGCGAGGGTGGTTTCCGCACCCCGCAGGCACCGCTGGGCGGCTCCGCCAAGGAGGAGCGGATGCGGCGCCTCTCGTCGGAGCTGCTCATCTCCGCGGAGGCCTCGGCCAATCTCGTCGTCCTGCGCACGCCCCCGGGCGCCGCGCAGTTCCTCGCCTCGGCCATCGACCAGGCCGAGCTCCACGACGTCCTCGGCACCATCGCCGGGGACGACACGCTGATGCTCATCAGCCGTGACGCGGCCGGTGGCCAGGCCCTCGCCGACCACCTCCTGCGTCTCGCGCAGAACGAACGCTGACGCCTGCCCCGCACGCGGAGGAGCCCGGTCCGTCACCCACGGACCGGGCTCCTCCGCGACGTGGCGGTGTCAGTAGCCGGTCACCGCCAGCTCCCCGGCCGAGGTGCCGATGACGATGTGCGGGTGCTTCGCCGGGTCGGCCCAGGCCAGGACGCGGTCCATCACCCCGGCCGCCACCGAGACGCACCCCGCCGTCGCCCCTTCGCCGTCGACGTGCAGGAAGATGCCCGCGCCCCTGCCCCGTACCGGCTTCGCGTAGTTGAAGCCGATCACCATCGCCCGGGCGTACTGCGCCGGGTACGTGATCAGGTGCTCGGCCTCCGCGGCCCGGCAGTCGGACGGCAGCGGCTCCACCCACCGGTTGTAGTCGCGCGCCCCGTTGTCCTGGCACCACCACGAACCCTCCGTCACCCTGCGGTACGGGTACGCGGTCGCGGCCGGAGCCTCCCGGAGACCGAAGGCGTACGGGAGGTCGTACAAGCCGGTCGGAGTGGTGTTCGTGCCCTGGCGCCGGGTACGCCCCTCGGCCAGGCCCGCCGCTCCGAACCGGGCCGGCGCGGAGCCCGCCCGGGCCCACCGCCCCCGCCGCAGCTCCCACCAGGTGACCGTGCCGGTGGTGGACCCGGCATCCGGGGCCTCGGCGACGATCAGCTGCCGGCCGCCGCCCGTGTCGGCCAGCAACCCGGGAGCCGTCCCGCCGGCACCGGCGGGCGCCGCCGCGCCCGCCGGTGCCACCAGGACGGACAGAGTCACCAGGACGGTCATCAGGTATCCGCGCATGCTCCGGACCGTACGGGCGACGGGGGCACGGCTCCACCGGGATGCTCCGTACGGTCCACGGACGCGCCCCTCGGCGAGCGGGCGTCCCTCAGCCGCCGGACGGGGCGGGCATCGGTGGCAGCGGAAGCGGCAGACCGGGCAGGCCGTCGACGCTGGTCGCGATGTCGGGCTTCTTCTCGAAGTACGCGCTCAGACTCTCGTCGTCCTCGCGGGCGAACCGGTCCGCGTGCAGCGGCCGATCTTGCTCGTACGCGAGGAACGGCACGGCGAATCCGCAGGTGTCGCGGATCAGTTCGGCCGTCACGACGATGATCGCGCGCAGCCCGTGGGACGTGTGGTCGACCTGGTCGAAGAGGGCCAGCAACCCGGGGAAGCGCGGGTCGTCGCGGAAGACGGGTTCGCCCCGGCCGTGCACCCGCACGATGTCGGGCGGCCCCTGGAACGCACACCACATGAGCGTGATGCGACCGTTCTCCCGCAGGTGGGCGATGGTCTCCGCGTTGCTCCCGGCGAAGTCGAGGTACGCCACCGTCGTCCCGTCGACCACCACGAGCGAGCCGCGGACGCCCTTGGGGGAGAGGTTGACCGTGCCGTCGCCGTCCAGGGGAGCGGTCGCGGTGAAGAAGAGCGGCTGTTCCTCGATGAAGGTGCGCAACCGTCCGGCTATGTGCTCGTGCGTCTTTCCCATGCGCGGATTATCGGCCGCCGGGGAGCTCCGGGCCCGTCGATTTTCGGCCGTCGTAGATCGCGAGGGACCGCTCCGTTCCGGGCTGCCGGCAGCAGCCCGGACGCCACGGGTGGCAGCGGATCAGTGCGTGTCCGGAAGCGGCTCGTACCGGGCGCGCTGCGCCTCGTGGGCGACCTCCGCGTCCTCGTCCTCCTCCATCCCCGCCAGCACCCGCTTGCGCAGCCCGAGGCTGTGCGCGCCGAGCAGACGGAGCCCGGCCCGGCGTACGTGCGGGGGCCGGGCGGGGGCCACCAGCGCGGCCAGCCACTCCTCCGGGACGAGCAGCACGTACGGGGTGAGGGCCTTGCGGGCGGTGCGCACCACCGGCGGATGGGGGTCGGCCATGGCCGCCATCAGCTCGTCGGGGGAGACCGCGTCCAGCATGCGCAGACCGGCCAGTGCCGCCGCGCGTACCCGGCCCTCCGGATGGCGCGTCAGGGCCCGCAGCGGGCCGGCCGCGTCGGGTGATCCGGATTCGGCCAGCCCGAAGACCGCGCCCGGGGGCAGGCCGGGCGCGGCCGAGTCCGCGCACCGCTCCCGGTAGAACGCCCACGGGTCCGCGCCCTCCAGCCGCAGCACCAGCCGCGCGGCGGAACGCACCCGGGCCGAAGGGTCGGCGAGGTGGCCGGACGCCTCCGCGCCCCGCCCCGCCCGGTGCAGCGCGGCCACCGCCGAAGAGCGGGTCGCCGCCGAGGAAGCGGTGAGCAGCGGATCGAGGAGGCGCTCCGGATCGCCGGTCCTGACCCGGGTGAGGAGCACGTCGGTGCAGAGCCTGCGGACGGCCCGGTCCTCGGCGGTCAGGATCAACTCCGTGAGCCGGGCGGTCGCGAGGAGACCCCGTTCCAGGCAGAGTCCGATGCCGAGCAACCGTGCCCTCGGCCGGGGGCTCGCCAGCAGCAGCGCGGGCAGCGAAGGCGAAAGCGCGGGGGCGGCGGTGAGGACCAGCGCGAGAGCGGGCCCGCCGTGCGGGCGGAGCGCCAGCTGTACGGCCAGCGGGACCAGGGCGGCCGCGCGTCCGGCCGCCGCAGGCCCGTCCAGTGCGGCGGCGAGCGTCCGGCGGGCCCGGTCCCGTACGGGGGCGCGGCCGTCCGCGCACCGCAGGACCAGCAGCGGGAGCAGGGCGGGGCGCCCGGCGGCGAAGGGCAGCGCGGCCTCGCGCACCTGCCACCGGCGGTGGCACAGGGTGAGGGCGGTCTCCGGCTCGGAGGGCGGGAAGTCCGTCCACGTCACGTCCCGGGCGCGCTCGTCCCACTGCGGGTCGAACGGCTGCCCCGGGTCTCCGCCGTGGTCGGTGCCGGGGCCCGGGGAGGCGCCGGCGGGCGGTGTGCTCGCGGACCCCGCGCGGACGCGCCGGTCGAGGTCGATCCAGGCCTCGGGATCGGCGGTGTCCAGGACGGAGTCCAGGGGGCTGCCCCTCAGCAGGCGCTCGTGCGCCGCGCGTGGGCGCCTGGGGGACGGGTGGGTCGGCTTCCGCATGGGGCGCAGCCTATGGGCAGCCGGAGCGCGCTCCGTCCCGCCCCCGCAGACGTACGGCGGGAGCGGGCCGCCGTACGCGACCCGTGCCGCGGGCGCCGCCACCGGCCCCTTTGACAAAACATACGGAGGATTGCATAGTTATGCCAACGGTGGGTGCACCGTGGAGAGTCCTCCGGCCTCCTCCGCGAGGGCCGCCGCCCGGTGTGACTCCGCCCGACAGCGCGTGCCACGCCCGCACCACGCGTACAGAACCGGCCTCCTCGACCGTCAGCGGCGGGGAGGCGGTCGCACATCCACCCCCTTGTTCTTCGAGGAGCACGCAGTGAGCAACGCCCACGCCAACGGCAACAGCGACGTACGCCTCTGGGGCGGACGTTTCGCCGACGGACCGGCCGAGGCGCTGGCCAAGCTGTCCGCCTCCGTCCACTTCGACTGGCGGCTGGCGCCCTACGACATCGCCGGCTCCCGCGCCCACGCGCGTGTCCTGAACAAGGCGGGGCTGCTCACCGACGAAGAACTCACCCGCATGACCGCCGGACTCGACCAGCTCGAAGCCGATGTCGCGGACGGCTCGTTCACCGGCACCATCGCCGACGAGGACGTCCACACCGCGCTGGAGCGCGGTCTGCTGGAACGCCTCGGCAAGGACCTCGGCGGCAAGCTCCGCGCCGGCCGGTCCCGCAACGACCAGGTCGCCACGCTGTTCCGGATGTACCTGCGCGACCACGCCCGGATCATCGGCGGGCTGATCGCCGAGCTCCAGGACGCGCTGGTCGGCCTCGCCGAGACCCACCCGGACGTCGCGATGCCCGGCCGCACCCACCTCCAGCACGCCCAGCCGGTGCTCTTCGCCCACCACGTCCTCGCCCACGTGCAGGCCCTCTCCCGGGACGCCGAGCGGCTGCGCCAGTGGGACGAGCGCACCGCCGTCTCGCCGTACGGCTCCGGCGCGCTGGCCGGCTCCTCCCTCGGGCTCGACCCGGAGGCGGTCGCCGCCGATCTCGGCTTCGAGCGCGGCTCCGTCGCCAACTCCATCGACGGCACGGCCTCGCGCGACTTCGTCGCCGAGTTCGCCTTCATCACCGCGATGACCGGGATCAACCTCTCCCGGATCGCCGAGGAGATCATCATCTGGAACACGAAGGAGTTCTCCTTCGTCACCCTGCACGACGCGTTCTCCACCGGCTCCTCGATCATGCCGCAGAAGAAGAACCCGGACATCGCCGAGCTGGCGCGCGGCAAGTCGGGGCGGCTCATCGGCAACCTGACCGGCCTGATGGCGACCCTCAAGGCGCTCCCGCTCGCGTACAACCGCGACCTCCAGGAGGACAAGGAGCCCGTCTTCGACTCCTGCGACCAGCTGGAGGTCCTGCTCCCCGCCTTCACCGGCATGATGGCCACGCTCACCGTCAACCGGGAGCGCATGGAGGAACTGGCCCCGGCCGGCTTCTCGCTCGCCACCGACATCGCCGAGTGGCTCGTCAAGCAGGGCGTGCCCTTCCGGGTCGCGCACGAGGTCGCGGGCGAATGCGTCAAGGAGTGCGAGCAGCAGGGCATCGAGCTCGACGAGCTGACCGACGAGCAGTTCGAGAAGATCTCCGAGCACCTCACCCCCGAGGTCCGTACCGTCCTCGACGTGCCCGGCGCGCTCGCTTCGCGCGACGGCCGCGGAGGTACCGCCCCGTCCGCCGTCGCGATCCAGCTCGCCGAGATCAAGCAGGACCTCGCGGTCCAGCACGCCTGGGCGGCCGCCCGGAAGTAGGTCCTGGCGTCCGGACCGTGCCCGCACGCGCGGTCCGGACGCGCGCGGCGGCCGGGTGCGAGGTGTACGGACGGCGACGCGGGCTACGTTGACGGGGAAGGGTGAAGAACCGACCCCGGACCACGAGGAGCCCGCGATGCCATTCGACCGCCTGACCGCGGCCACCGCCTCGACCGCCCACATCGGGCTCGGCCTCGCCGCAGTCGGCAGGCCCGGCTACATCAACCTCCACCGCGACCTCGACCTGCCCGGGGACCGCACCCCCGACGCCCTGCGCGAGCGCACCCACGAACTCCTGGACGCCGCCTACGCCCAGGGCGTCCGCTACATCGACGTGGCCCGCTCCTACGGACGCTCCGAGGCGTTCCTCGCCGAGTGGCTGACCGCCCGACCCGCCCTCGACGACGTCGTGGTCGGCAGCAAATGGGGCTACACCTACACCGCCGACTGGTCCGTGGAGGCCGAGGCGCACGAGGTCAAGGACCACGGCGCGGCCACCTTCGACCGCCAGCGCACCGAGACCCGCGCGCTGCTCGGCGACCGGCTCGACCTCTACCAGATCCACTCGGTGACCCCCGACAGCCCGGCCCTCACCGACAAGGAACTCCACGCCCGGCTCGCCGACCTGGCCGCCGAAGGCGTCACGATCGGCCTTTCCACCAGCGGCCCCGGCCAGAAGGACGCCATCCTGGCGGCCCTCGCCGTCACGGTCGACGGCGAACCCCTCTTCCGTACCGTCCAGGCCACCTTCAACGCCCTGGAGACCTCGGCGGGCCCCGCGCTCGCCGAGGCCCACGGGGCGGGACTGACGGTGATCGTCAAGGAGGGCATGGCGAACGGACGGCTGGCCGGTACCGAGGCCCCGGCGCTGATCCGGGAGATCGCCCGGGACCGGGAACTCGGCAGCGACGCGGTGGCCCTCGCGCATGTGCTCCGCCAGCCGTGGGCCGGTGTCGTCCTCTCCGGCGCCGCCACGGCTCTCCAGCTCTCCGGGAACCTGCACGCCGTCACCCTCGACCTCGACGAGGAGGAACAGGCCCGGTTCGACACCCTCGTGGAGGACCCGGAGGCGTACTGGCGGTACCGGGCCGCCCTGCCCTGGAGCTGACGCACCCCGCCCCCATCGATCCCCGTCCGGCCCGGCGTGCCTCAGGTCGCCCAGGCGGCCAGCGCGTCGAAGTCCGCCCGCTCCAGGCCGACGGCCGGATCGATCTGCCGCAGCAGCGCCGGGCCGGGGTGGTGGGCCGCCACCCACGCCCGGTCCTGCTCGCCGATCTCGTCGTCGATCCAGGCGAACGCCCGGCCGGCCGCGTACGCCACGACGTGCCGCGTCTTCCAGAAGGTCCAGTCGCCCGTGCCCTCGCCCACCACGGGCCAGTCGACGAACGGCAGCGGCGGCAGCCCCAGATGCGGGCCGACCCACTCGTTGGCCTCGTTCTTCCAGGTGGTGGCCCAGACCAGTTCGTACCGGTCGGACAGCGCCAGCAGCTCCGCGCCGTGCGCCGCGTTGAGCAGTACCGGCAGAGCCTGCCCGGTCTCCCACCCCGTCGGGCGCATCCGGTGGCGGCGGTACCCCTGCGGATCCCGCCGCCGGGACAGTGCCATGTACGGGTTGAGCGGACCGTCGATGTCGATCAGCAGCAGCGGTTCGGTGCCCATGCCCCCATGGTGCCGCCCGGCGGGCCGGAGCGGTAACGAGATTCGGCCGCGGGGTCCCGGCAGGGCCATCCGCGGATCGCCGGGTTGCCGCCCGGCGGCGGGGGCCGGAGCGTGGAGCGGTGAGCACAGCCGACCGGGGGACCGGCACCGGAGAGACCCGCCGCCCGGGCCGCTGGATCGCGCTGACGGTCCTCGTCCTCGCCGTCCTGCTGGTCGCGGTGGACGCCACCGTCCTCGGCCTCGCGACCCCGTTCCTCACCGAGGACCTCGAACCGACCGGCACCCAGTTGCTCTGGATCGGCGACGTCTACTCCTTCGTGATCGCCGGGTTCCTCGTCTCCATGGGCAGCCTCGGCGACCGGGTCGGCCGCAAGAAGCTCCTTCTGACGGGCGCCACCGCGTTCGGGGCGATCTCCGTCCTGAACGCGTACGCCGACAGCGCCGAGGCGATGATCGCGGCCCGCGCGCTGCTCGGCGTCGCGGGAGCGACCCTGATGCCGTCCACGCTGGCCCTGATCCGCAACATCTTCCACGACCCCCGCGAGCGCAGTCTCGCCATCGGCATCTGGGGCGCGGCCGCCTCGGCCGGCGCGGCGGTCGGGCCCGTGGTCGGCGGAT
The DNA window shown above is from Streptomyces sp. NBC_00247 and carries:
- the argC gene encoding N-acetyl-gamma-glutamyl-phosphate reductase — encoded protein: MVVRAAVAGASGYAGGELLRLLLAHPEIEIGALTGHSNAGQKLGALQPHLRPLADRVLEPTTAEVLAGHDVVFLALPHGQSAAVAEQLGDEVLVVDMGADFRLADAADWEKFYGSPHAGTWPYGLPELPGARAALAGTQRIAVPGCYPTAVSLALFPAYAAGLAEPEAVVVAASGTSGAGKAAKPHLLGSEVMGNMTPYGVGGGHRHTPEITQNLSAVAGERVTVSFTPTLAPMPRGILATCSAKAKPGVDGEALRAAYEKAYADEPFVDLLPEGQWPATAAVYGSNAVQIQVAYDPAAGRIIVISAIDNLAKGTAGGALQSTNIALGLPEDTGLTTTGVAP
- the argJ gene encoding bifunctional glutamate N-acetyltransferase/amino-acid acetyltransferase ArgJ; translated protein: MSVTAAQGFSAAGIAAGIKESGNPDLALVVNLGPRRAAAGVFTSNRVKAAPVLWSQQVLKGGEVSAVVLNSGGANACTGPKGFQDTHATAEKAAEVLKGHSAGEIAVCSTGLIGTLLPMEKLLAGIDKAAGALSEEGGTDAAIAIKTTDTVHKTAVAAGEGWTVGGMAKGAGMLAPGLATMLVVLTTDADVEAPALDAALRDATRTTFDRVDSDGCMSTNDTVLLLASGASGVTPEQEAFSAAVQAVCADLARQLIGDAEGASKDIRIEVVGAATEDDAVEVGRSIARNNLLKCAIHGEDPNWGRVLSAIGTTRAAFDPDRLNVAINDVWVCRDGSVGDDRDLVDMRYREVKITADLSAGTESAVIWANDLTAEYVHENSAYSS
- the argB gene encoding acetylglutamate kinase translates to MSDTENTGAEKNTGAENSTARKHTALPKAQILIEALPWLTRHNGRTVVIKFGGNAMIDDELKAAFAQDVVFLRQAGLKPVVVHGGGPQINAQLDKQGLVSEFKAGLRVTTPEAMDVVRMVLAGQVQRELVGLLNQHGPLAVGMTGEDARTMTAVQHRPTIDGELIDIGRVGEITEIDTGAIEALLADGRIPVISSIARSADDNHVYNVNADTAAAALAAALNAETLMVLTDVEGLYEDWPNSDDVISRITATELEKLLPELSSGMVPKMQGCLYAVRNGVETARVIDGRVQHAILLEIFTDEGVGTMVVPDRDTAAEPVTEGTA
- a CDS encoding acetylornithine transaminase, giving the protein MTNAELGQRWSDSLMDNYGTPQIPLVRGEGARVWDADGKEYLDFVGGIAVNALGHAHPAVVEAVSTQIASLGHVSNLFIAEPPVALAERLLQLFGRSGRVYFANSGAEANEAAFKIGRLTGRTGMVATTGGFHGRTMGALALTGQAKKRDPFLPLPAEVTHVPYGDVEALRAAVTTDTALVIIEPIQGEKGVVVPPKGYLSAAREITRATGTLLVLDEVQTGVGRCGTWFEYQAHEDVEPDVVTLAKGIGGGLPLGVTVAFGAAADLLKPGQHGTTFGGNPIACAAGLAVLDTLAADGALDHVKRLGERIREEVEGFGHPLVSHVRGSGLLLGIVLTGPHASQVQQAAQEAGLLVNAPAPDVVRLMPPLIIGDAEVDAFLAVLRGALDTVDPGRGDGEPGA
- a CDS encoding arginine repressor, encoding MTEAQDNDHGGPAVPQTRTARHRRIVDILNRQPVRSQSQLAKLLADDGLSVTQATLSRDLDELGAVKIRNTGGELIYAVPSEGGFRTPQAPLGGSAKEERMRRLSSELLISAEASANLVVLRTPPGAAQFLASAIDQAELHDVLGTIAGDDTLMLISRDAAGGQALADHLLRLAQNER
- a CDS encoding L,D-transpeptidase family protein is translated as MRGYLMTVLVTLSVLVAPAGAAAPAGAGGTAPGLLADTGGGRQLIVAEAPDAGSTTGTVTWWELRRGRWARAGSAPARFGAAGLAEGRTRRQGTNTTPTGLYDLPYAFGLREAPAATAYPYRRVTEGSWWCQDNGARDYNRWVEPLPSDCRAAEAEHLITYPAQYARAMVIGFNYAKPVRGRGAGIFLHVDGEGATAGCVSVAAGVMDRVLAWADPAKHPHIVIGTSAGELAVTGY
- a CDS encoding pyridoxamine 5'-phosphate oxidase family protein — encoded protein: MGKTHEHIAGRLRTFIEEQPLFFTATAPLDGDGTVNLSPKGVRGSLVVVDGTTVAYLDFAGSNAETIAHLRENGRITLMWCAFQGPPDIVRVHGRGEPVFRDDPRFPGLLALFDQVDHTSHGLRAIIVVTAELIRDTCGFAVPFLAYEQDRPLHADRFAREDDESLSAYFEKKPDIATSVDGLPGLPLPLPPMPAPSGG
- a CDS encoding HEAT repeat domain-containing protein — its product is MRKPTHPSPRRPRAAHERLLRGSPLDSVLDTADPEAWIDLDRRVRAGSASTPPAGASPGPGTDHGGDPGQPFDPQWDERARDVTWTDFPPSEPETALTLCHRRWQVREAALPFAAGRPALLPLLVLRCADGRAPVRDRARRTLAAALDGPAAAGRAAALVPLAVQLALRPHGGPALALVLTAAPALSPSLPALLLASPRPRARLLGIGLCLERGLLATARLTELILTAEDRAVRRLCTDVLLTRVRTGDPERLLDPLLTASSAATRSSAVAALHRAGRGAEASGHLADPSARVRSAARLVLRLEGADPWAFYRERCADSAAPGLPPGAVFGLAESGSPDAAGPLRALTRHPEGRVRAAALAGLRMLDAVSPDELMAAMADPHPPVVRTARKALTPYVLLVPEEWLAALVAPARPPHVRRAGLRLLGAHSLGLRKRVLAGMEEDEDAEVAHEAQRARYEPLPDTH